The Rhodothermales bacterium genome includes the window GACACGTCGCAGATCGTATGGTACGCCACCTTCGAAGTCTGCTCGGGATGGTCGATGACCTGCTTACCTTCGCGAAAATTGAAGGCCAGGCGCTAGCCATTTCTGTCACCCGGACCACCTGGCCGGATTCCATCTCGGGCGTCGTGAGATCCTTTCAGCCGGCGGCCGAGCGCAAAGGCATCTCCCTGAATTTCCGGCCGTACCCGCTGGAATCCTCACTCGTCTTTGTGGACCATCGGGTGGTGGAGCAGGTGATCGGCAACCTCATCTCCAACGCAATCAAATTCACGCCCTCAGGCGGCCGTGTGACGGTGACGCTTGAGCGAGGCCAACAGGGCTTTGTTCGCGTGACTGTTCGTGATACCGGAGTTGGCATTCCGCCCGCGCAGGTGCAAAGCGTGTTCGAGAGGTTCCACCGAGTTGACCGGGGAGCCCGAACGCCCGCCGGCTCGGGCATTGGTCTCGCGCTCGTAAAAGAGGTAACGGAAGCAGTGGGCGGACAGGTCTCCGTGGTCAGTGAACCCGGGAGGGGATCCTCCTTTGAGGTGACGCTCCCGGTTTGGCAACAGCCTCCGGCAAACGCCACAGTCGCGTCAAACGGTAGTGTTCTGGATCAACGCCGGTCGAAATCTGGCTACCAGAAAGGTTTGGCCGCCCCGGGCACTGCGAGCCGCAGCGTAGTGCTTGTCGTAGACGACAATCCGGACGTAAGGGACTACGTCGCGGAAGTCCTGGCACCTGAATGTCGCGTCTTCAAGGCTCGCGAGGGTCGCGAGGCCCTGTCCCTAGCGCTCAAGGAGGCGCCAGACGTCATCGTATCCGACGTTGTCATGCCGGGCATGGACGGCCACGAATTGGTCAAGTCCGTACGGGACAGTCCTGAGCTTCAACTAACCCCCGTCTTGCTTCTGACCGCTCGCGCAGACGAGGAGGACCTGCTCGAAGGGATCGGAGTCGGTGCTGACGTTTACCTGCGTAAGCCGTTCTCTGCGCGCGTTTTGCGCGGCCACGTCCGACAGATGACTACGCGCCACCGTGAAGTCAGGGCACGATTATCTGCCGACCGGGAAGCAGTGACCTCCTCGACAGAATCGGAGTTCGTATCACGAGCCCGCGCACTTATCGCCGAACATGTCTCCGACCCCAAATTCAATGTGGCAAGGCTGGCCTCCGAGCTGGCGATGTCGGACCGAACCCTGCACAGGCGCCTTACATCGGAGGTCGGCTGCGGACCACTGGAGTTCATGCGGGGCATGCGAATGCAGGCCGCCTGGACACAACTGGTCGTCAACAGGGTGACTGTCGCAGAAGCGGCTGAACGGGTCGGCTACAACGGCACCAAGGCGTTCCGTGCTCACTTCAGGCGCCAGTTCGGAATGTCACCCTCCGAGGCCAGGCACGGGGCTCCCCCAGGCTCCGACCACGCAGAAGTCCGGCCTCCCGGCTAGACGCTGGCCGCGTCTAGCTGTTGTCGATCTCGCTCAAAAACTCCCTGAGGTTGTCGCCCCACCCGTTCGAGCACGTGACGAAATCCACATAGTCGTCCGTGTCGGTCAGCCTCAGCAAGGACTGTTTTTGCTGCCAGTCCTTCAGCCTGCGCGTAAGGGTAGTCCGAGAGAACGGCGTGTGACGGGCCACCACTAGGAGAGAATCTTCGAAGCTCAGTCCGCGCCGTCGCGCCAGCTCGAAATAGACGGCCACGGTATGCGAAATCAACACTCCCTCCAGGTAGCCTGCAAAACGTCCCATGAGGGGATTCTCATAATCGATCGACGACGATTTCATGCTACCGAGGTGTAGTATGGAATAACCGTGCCTAGCATAATTGAAGAGCAAGCCGAAGACATCGCGCGATTACGCCATTCGCCTCGGGGCCGCGCCTGGGGGTACGCCCTTGCGGTTAGCGCGTGGCAGTCCACATGCGTGCCTCACCAGGCAGGTATCCGAACTGCCGTCGAAAGTGTGCACGAAAGTTCTTTGTAGAGCCGTAGCCCACCATCAGGGCCACTTCTTCGACCCCAAGCCGCTCCTCTCGCAGGAGCTCTTCTGCCCGGGATAGCCTCACGGTGCGAATAAACACCTGCGGACCCACGCCGGCCTCGTCGCGGAGACGTCTGTGCAACGTGCGAGAGCTCATGGCCATCTCCGAAGCCAACGCCTCTACGCTGGTCCTGTCGATGGATTGCAGCACGAGCCGCCGCGCCTCCCGAACGGTGGCTCCCGTTCCGAGACCATCAGCAGGCAGGGGCGTCGGCCTCGCCAGTCGCTCCCGCTGTGCCCGATGCCGCTCAATCAGCCGCCTTACCTGAGCACGCAGCACCTGGGCTGAGAACGGCTTCCTGAGATAAACGTCTGCGCCGCCCTGCAGCCCCCGCGCGACATCCGAATCTTCCACCTTCGCCGTAAGGAGGATCACCGGTGTCAATTCCAGATCCTCAGATGCCCGGACAGCACTCACTAGGGCGTACCCGTCCATGCCCGGCATCATCACATCGCTCACGATAGCATCCGGAGCCAGCTGCTCCGCCAGCTCAAGCCCAAGGCTTCCTTCCGATGCCTCGGCCACCGCTGCGACCGGCTCGAGGACCTCCCTCAGGTACGAACGCACATCCGGATTGTCCTCGACTACAAGCACCAGGTTGCCGCCCTTCGTGGAGGCCCCGTCCGAGGACGGGATAGAAATCAACTCCCGAGGCACGACGCTATGCGGCGTCTCCGGCTCGGCAATGACGAGGTTGTCCAGATCGGGTGGCCTCTCCCACGCGGGCAATGAGACAGTGAATGTGCTGCCTTTTCCGGGCTCGCTTGCCACTGAAATCTCCCCGCCCAGTGCCGAAACCAGATCATGGACAAGCGCAAGCCCGATGCCCGTGCCATCCACCGTGCCGGAATTGAACCGCTCGAAGATGCTGGCCAGACGGTCCGGGCCGATGCCAACCCCGGTGTCTATCACCCGAATTCGCAAGCGTGCTCCCGCAACCGTGGTCTCCACCTCAACGCGCCCGCCCCGAGGTGTATGGGTGATGGCGTTCGCCACGAGATTGCCTACGATGTGATGCAGCTTGTCCGCATCGACCCACAACAAGGCGTCCACGGCACCGGAGCAGGACAGCGTGATGCCTCGCCGATCCGCTTCGTCGGCGAAACCGTCGACAATCGCGAAAACCACATCGCCCGGATCCGACCTGGACAGGCCAAACTCAAGCTGTGCTGACTCGATGCGAGCCACCTCCAGCAGACGATCCACGAGCCCCTTCAGGTGACGCGATTGGCGCAGCATGCGCTCCGCTGAGCGACCGGGAAGGAATACGCCGCTACCGTTTGAACTCGCTAGCGCATCGGCCAGAGGCCCCTCTATGAGTGTCAGCGGGGTGCGGAATTCGTGGGACACATTCGCAAACAGCCGCGACTTGGTCTGCTCGAGCTTCCTGAGTTCGCTGGCCTGTCGGGCGACGAGACCTGCGTTCTCCTCAGCCTCCTTCCGCTTTTGATCCAGCTCTTTTGTGCGGGCAAACACATCCCGTTCCAGCTCCTGGGTGCGTCGTCGCAGGCGTCGGGTGCGGCCGGTCACAAATCCAATGAGGCCCAGCACGGCGAACACTCCATACCCGGTTCGAGACACCGGCGAATTCCACCACGGATGACGAACCTTGACTGCGAGGGTCGCAGCCATTCCGTTGGGTGCTTCCACTTCGAACCAGTACGTGCCGGGATCCAGGTTGGGGTAGGACGCCCTGGTGCGTTCATCGTATGCCCGCCATCCTGGATCCAGCCCGCGGAGCCGATATCGCAACGAGCCGGAACTGGTCAGCGCCATCGCGGAGAAGTCGAACTCCAGGAAGTTCTCGTCGTGAGCAAGCGTGACAGACTCGGCCAATTCGATCGAGGGCGCGAAATCCCGCGGTACGCCTCCAACCCAGAGACGTGTTATGCGGGGGCTGCGCACCGGCTCGGGGCCGGGTGCTCCGTCCAGAATCACGCTGATGCCCTCGTTGCCACCCATCACGACCCGCCCGCTCGGCGTCACCAGTGCAGCATGGTGTTCGATGATGCCCTCAGTTGCCCCATGTTCAGCACCAAGCACGGTGATCTCCCCGGTTTGGAGATCAAGGCGTGCTATTCCGACCTCAGTCCCAATCCAAAGCACACCGTCCGGCGAGGGCACCAGGGCGCGAACGATGTCGGACGGAAGTCCGTCGCGGGTCGTAAACCGACGAACCTGGACCGGCTCCCTGTTCGCATCCAGCGTGAAGCGGTACAGGCCCGTGCCGGCTGCAACCCAAAGGAATTCGGGGGTAGGCAGCCATGAACTGAAGACGGCATTGCCGGCCAAGCCTGGTCTGTCGGGAGCTTCCCGCCCGTAACGCGTTGTCCGGCCCGATCCCGGCTCGAATCGCACCAGGCCCTCATGGAATGTGCTGATGTACACGGCCGCAGGGTCCAGTGGATGGACCTGCAGATGCAGGGCATAGCTGGTTGCGTGAGGGCTGTCTGCGAGATACGCCTCGCGAGGCCAGGTCCTGACATCGTCCTGTGGCCCCACCCGATGTAACCGCTCATCCTGAGTGAGCACCCAGGCGTTCCCGGACCGGTCGTGTGCGATCGACTGCACGTAGGCCGATTCCAGAGCCCCGCCCGGGTCCACGGATTGCACAGTCAGGTCCATCCCCATGCGCACCAATCCCTGGTCTGTGCCGATCCAGAGCCGGCGCATGGCGTCCACAGAAAGAGCGCGCACGTTGAGCGAGGGCAGTCGCGGCTGGGTGGGGTACGCGCGCACCGTCATTTCGTGCACACTGAGTGCCGCAAGGCCCGCGCTGCGTGTGCCGAGGAGCACCGTCTCCCTTGCATCGAATCCACCTGATTGCTGCCAGTGGAGCGCCGCGGACGCAACGGCCAGATTGCGGCCGTCGGGCGCGAGACGATCAATCGTAACGACACGTCCGGCCCCGGGATCGGCAAAATGGATGCCCCGCTCCGTCGCGACCCAAACGGTCCCGGATGGATCCACGGTCAGACTGAAAATGCGTTCGGTAGCTGGTGGTCCGGTTACGTGCACCACACCCCCCGAGGCATCTCGGATGAATAGCCCACTTTCAGTGCCAATCCAAAGGCGTCCGTCCCCGTCTTCGAGGAGATCAACGACCTCCCGGATGTCGAACACTTTTCCCAGACCCGAGCGGCAGATGCCCTCCGGGCCACCGATCCAGATGCCTCCCGACTCGGAACGGGCCACAGATTGCACACGATCGCCACAGGTCGTGGTCCAGCTCTGAGCCTCCGCCCCTGCAACATCGATGTAGAACACGCCCCCGGTAGGCGAAGCCGCCCAAACACGGCCCTCCGAGTCCACGGTTAGCGATCGCACATCATTGCTCCCCGAAAGGAGCGGGATGTGGCGCACCTGCTCCGTCTCAGGGTCGAGCAAATAGACACCTGAATTCCAGGATCCAAGCACGAGCATGCCTCCTGGTGCCTGAACAATCGGGTCGATCCAAGGCTGGTCCCCGTCCGGAGCGGGCGGCAGCTGCACGTTTCGGAACGTTCCCGTCGCATACTCGAAGACCACCAGGCCGATGTCCGTGCCGATCCAAACCCGGTTCTCGGCATCGGCGAAGAGGCCGTCCCAGGCATGGCCAAGCATAGCCACGGAATCCCCTACAACCGTCGGAAACTCGCGAAACTCGACGCCATCCCAGCGGGTCTTGCCAAACCACAGGAAACCCAGTTCGTCGACGACCATCTGCTCGATGCCGGCGAATGATCGTCCCTGACCTACCCCGAGTTCGCTGAATCGCACCGCCTGGCCAGTGGCCGAACCGACCAACAGAAAGACCGCAATCGCAGTGACTCCGATGTGTCGCACAAGGGACATGCCGCACGCTAGGTGCAGGGTGCCGTCGAATCAAGCCGCAGCACCGTAGCTTGACCGCATGATTCGCCCACTGGACCGTAACAGCGACCGTGAACGCTCCCGTTGGGGCGAGCTGCGAATCGCACTCTTTCCCGATCTGGATCCTGCATTCAACGACGCAGATATGGCGGCGCTGCTTGCCAGGGACGAGCAGGAAGTCCTTCTCGCTTTTTCGGGCGATGAGGTCGTCGGATTCGCGGAAGTCGCGCTTCGAAACCTTGTGGACGGCTGCCTGACCTCACCGGTCGGGTACCTGGAAGGGATCTACCTCGTACCGGGGCACCGAGGAAAAGGGTTGAGCCGGCAGCTGCTGGAGGCGGCCATGGGTTGGGCGCGCGCGCAAGGGTGCTCAGAGTTTGCGTCTGATTCGAGTCTGGATGAGACCGAAGCACAAGCCTGGCACCGACGGGTAGGGTTCGAGGAGACCTACAGGATTGTGCAGTTTCGCAGGGAGCTATAAAGATCCTGGACCAGGATTGTTGGAGACGTCCGGCTCCAGCTCCCAACGCGGTGGATCGGCCTGACGGAGTGCCACGCGCAAGACCAACGTCAGCGCCCATAGCGGTATCTCACGACGGAAGAGCGACTGATTTCGCAAGACCAAGGCCACCTCCTGGATAAGGCTGGCCAACGAGTGCGCGCTGGACTCTCTCAGCCTGCCCTCAAGAAACTCCAGCGGCACAGGTTCAAGACCGGCTCGCGACACCTCCCGATCCTCTACCCAAAACCCGTCCGCTCTCCGACTCAACACCAGCTGGTCATGGACGCTCACGGCATCCTTGACTTTGGCGATGGTTCCCACAAGCTGCGGATCCTGTCCCAGGTGCAGTCTGTGGACCCCGGCGTCGGTCTCGCGGAAGACGAACCTTCGCAAGACCGTTTCAAGCATATCGTCACTCATCGACCGCCAATCCAGCTCTCCCAGGTATGCGTCGAGTCGAATCAGTCGCCCCGCAGCATCACGAACAAATGAGTCGGCCAGACATCGTACCGCGACATCCCGGTCCGACAGCTCCGGGCTTATGAACGCCCACAATCCTCGCATGCGCCTTCCTCGAATGAGTGCTATTGA containing:
- a CDS encoding GNAT family N-acetyltransferase is translated as MIRPLDRNSDRERSRWGELRIALFPDLDPAFNDADMAALLARDEQEVLLAFSGDEVVGFAEVALRNLVDGCLTSPVGYLEGIYLVPGHRGKGLSRQLLEAAMGWARAQGCSEFASDSSLDETEAQAWHRRVGFEETYRIVQFRREL
- a CDS encoding response regulator, which translates into the protein MSLVRHIGVTAIAVFLLVGSATGQAVRFSELGVGQGRSFAGIEQMVVDELGFLWFGKTRWDGVEFREFPTVVGDSVAMLGHAWDGLFADAENRVWIGTDIGLVVFEYATGTFRNVQLPPAPDGDQPWIDPIVQAPGGMLVLGSWNSGVYLLDPETEQVRHIPLLSGSNDVRSLTVDSEGRVWAASPTGGVFYIDVAGAEAQSWTTTCGDRVQSVARSESGGIWIGGPEGICRSGLGKVFDIREVVDLLEDGDGRLWIGTESGLFIRDASGGVVHVTGPPATERIFSLTVDPSGTVWVATERGIHFADPGAGRVVTIDRLAPDGRNLAVASAALHWQQSGGFDARETVLLGTRSAGLAALSVHEMTVRAYPTQPRLPSLNVRALSVDAMRRLWIGTDQGLVRMGMDLTVQSVDPGGALESAYVQSIAHDRSGNAWVLTQDERLHRVGPQDDVRTWPREAYLADSPHATSYALHLQVHPLDPAAVYISTFHEGLVRFEPGSGRTTRYGREAPDRPGLAGNAVFSSWLPTPEFLWVAAGTGLYRFTLDANREPVQVRRFTTRDGLPSDIVRALVPSPDGVLWIGTEVGIARLDLQTGEITVLGAEHGATEGIIEHHAALVTPSGRVVMGGNEGISVILDGAPGPEPVRSPRITRLWVGGVPRDFAPSIELAESVTLAHDENFLEFDFSAMALTSSGSLRYRLRGLDPGWRAYDERTRASYPNLDPGTYWFEVEAPNGMAATLAVKVRHPWWNSPVSRTGYGVFAVLGLIGFVTGRTRRLRRRTQELERDVFARTKELDQKRKEAEENAGLVARQASELRKLEQTKSRLFANVSHEFRTPLTLIEGPLADALASSNGSGVFLPGRSAERMLRQSRHLKGLVDRLLEVARIESAQLEFGLSRSDPGDVVFAIVDGFADEADRRGITLSCSGAVDALLWVDADKLHHIVGNLVANAITHTPRGGRVEVETTVAGARLRIRVIDTGVGIGPDRLASIFERFNSGTVDGTGIGLALVHDLVSALGGEISVASEPGKGSTFTVSLPAWERPPDLDNLVIAEPETPHSVVPRELISIPSSDGASTKGGNLVLVVEDNPDVRSYLREVLEPVAAVAEASEGSLGLELAEQLAPDAIVSDVMMPGMDGYALVSAVRASEDLELTPVILLTAKVEDSDVARGLQGGADVYLRKPFSAQVLRAQVRRLIERHRAQRERLARPTPLPADGLGTGATVREARRLVLQSIDRTSVEALASEMAMSSRTLHRRLRDEAGVGPQVFIRTVRLSRAEELLREERLGVEEVALMVGYGSTKNFRAHFRRQFGYLPGEARMWTATR